Below is a genomic region from Candidatus Chlorobium masyuteum.
CCTAACGAGAGTGTCCGGCGAAAACTGCTTGACAAGAATATCAACAATGTCGAAATCTGGTCGAGGGGCATAGACCGGGAGCTTTTTGACCCATTGCGCCGTTCCGAAAAACTTCGTGAAGCGTGGGATGCATCCGGCAAGAGTGTTATTGTCTATGCAGGAAGATTTGTGCTTTATAAGGATATAGAGGTTGTTATGCGGGTTTATGACCGGTTTATGGAGTCGGGCTTTGCCAGGAGTGTCAAGTTTGTTCTCATTGGGTCCGGCCCTGCAGAAGAGGAGATGAGAGAAAGAATGCCTGACGCAATTTTTACCGGTTATCTTACCGGAGTTGCACTCCCGGAGGCTTATGCAAGCGGTGATATCTTTTTTTTCCCTTCAACTACGGAGGCATTTTGCAATGTTGCCCTCGAAGCGCTCGCATCCGGACTTCCGGCAGTTGTCTCTGATGGCGGCGGCTGCAGAAATATTATTGACAGATCGGGAGGCGGAGTTGTTGCCCGTGCCGGTGATGTTGAGGATTTCTTTACAAAATGCCGTGAGTTACACGAGCATTCCGGGCGGTACAGCGAGCTGAGATCCCTCGGGCTTGCCTATGCCGAAGCCCAATCATGGTCGACCGTTAACGGTGTTGTTATAGACCACTACAGCAAACTGGTCATGCAGTCAACCGCTCCTGCCGGGTTGTAGCAGCGGAGGTTCAGCCGGGATTGGGTTACGTTACTGCATTTCAGCGATGTGTTTCCGGAATGTGTTGACAACCTGAACTCCCCTCCAATTTCATGGTAGTGAAGTGCATGCGGTACCATGCCGCTCCAACTGTAATTTCCCTGCTTTATGGTCAAGAAGCAATCAGCAAATAGTAATGTTTCTTCGGGGGGGGCTGTGACTCCGGAGCAGCTTCCCCTGCATGTTCTTCTGGCTGAAGACAGCGTTGTCAATCAGAAAGTAGCTCTTTCCATGCTCGGTAAACTCGGCTGTTTTCCCGATGTTGCCGCCAACGGAAGGGAGGCAATTGATGCCATGCGTCAAAAGAGGTATGATCTGGTATTTATGGATTGCCAGATGCCTGAAATAGATGGTTATGAGGTTACCCGCCGTATTCGGACGGATCACACCCTGCTCTGTTCTCCGGATATTCCTGTTGTTGCCATGACAGCAAATGCCATGAAAGGAGACCGGGAGAGGTGCTATGAAGCGGGTATGGATGACTTTATGGCAAAGCCGCTGAAAAAATCCGATTTCCAGACGATTCTCGAACGCTATTTTCCCGGTTTGTTTGTCCGGGAGAGTTCAAAGGAGGCTGGTGCGGATGCGCTTTCAATCGATGATGTCTTTCTGATCGATGATGTTCTTTTCCGCCTACAGAATGACCGGGAGATTATCCTTATTATCATTGGCCAGTTTCTTATTGAAGCTGCTCTTCAGATTACAGAGCTTCAGACAGCTGCGTCAGAGCATGACACCGAGAGAATCCGTATCCTTTCGCATACGATTAAAGGTGCCGCAGCGACAGTTGGAGGTCAGGAACTGAGCAGGAGTGCCGCTATAATAGAGCAGGGGGCCAGGTCGGGCGATTTAACCGGTATTGATGAACGCCTTCGGGATTTAAATGCAAGTTACCTGCGTTTTAAAAAGAGAGTAGAGGCTTCCGGGTGGTGCGAGGATGATGGTGGTCAAGGATCTGTTTAACATAATGATGATGTGGAATTATGAAGGCAGGGGTTATCGGTCTCGGGAAAATGGGGTTCAATATGGCGCAGCATCTTCTTCAGTGCGGTCATGAGCTTATTGTCTATGATCTTGCTGATGACGCGGCTCTCGCTCTTGCTGAAAAAGGTGCTGTTGCAGCAGGTTCTGTTGAGGAGCTCGCCGGTATGCTCGATTCTCCGCGACTCATCTGGCTTATGGTGCCGGCCGGTTTGCCTGTCGATACGACCATAGAGCGGCTTCTGCCACTGCTTGAGCAGGGTGATATTGTTGTGGACGGCGGCAATTCTCATTATGTCGATTCCGTGAAGCGGGCGGCATATCTTGGTGAGTATGGCATTCATTTTCTTGATGCAGGTACCAGTGGCGGGCTTGAAGGAGCGTTGAACGGTGCATGTGTTATGGTCGGTGGTGACAGGGGAGCTTATGAGCTTATCGCGCCGCTGCTTAAAGATCTCTGCGTTGAAAACGGTTACGGCTATATGGGCAGATCCGGCTCCGGACACTTTGCCAAGATGGTGCATAACGGCATTGAGTATGGTATGATGCAGGCTATGGGTGAAGGGTTCAATCTGCTTGCATCAAGCGGTTATGACTATGACCTTCATGAGGTTTCAAAAGTGTGGGCGAATGGTTCGGTTATCCGGGGCTGGCTGATGGATCTGGTAGTCCGTGCTTTTCAGAAGGATCCCGCTCTTGACACCCTCAGCGGCAGAATCGCTGATTCCGGTGAGGGGCGCTGGACTGTTGAAGCCGCTCTGGAGCATGAAGTCTCTATTCCGGTGATTTCAGCCTCACTTTTCAGCCGTTTCCGCTCCCGCTCTGATGATAATCTTTCCGACAGGGTTGTGGCAGCACTGCGCCATGAGTTTGGCGGCCACAGCTTTTCCGGCAAGTCATAAAGGAGCCCTCATGCAGGCAAAACCCGATAATTTTACCCTTGTTATTTTTGGAGCAAACAGTGATCTGGCTGCCCGCAAACTCTTTCCCTCAATCTGTGAACTGGCTCTTTGGGGAGAGATGCCGGAGGCGTTTCGCGTTATCGGGGTCGGGAGGTCAGAGCTCTCTCATGAGGAGTTTCGTTCCCTTGTGCATGAAAAGCTTGCACGATTCTCGCCCGAAACCGTCCAGGATGAGGCGGCCTTTCTTAAGATCAGCCGAAAGCTCTTTTATGTCAGAGTCGATCTTGAGGATGTTGCCGGTTATCATGCTCTGCACAACGAGCTGATGGATGTCTCCGGAGAGAGGGGTATCTGCTCGAATCTTCTTTTTTATCTCGCGACACCACCTGCTCTTGCCCCGGTTATTGTGCGGAACCTTGAAAGTGCCGGACTTGGAGAGAAAACCGTTTTCTGCGGCGGATGGCGCAAAATAATCGTTGAAAAACCCTACGGCCGGAACCTGCAGACGGCGCGGGAACTGAACCGTGTGATTGGTGAGGTGTTCAGCGAAGAGCGGGTGTTCCGTATTGATCACTATCTCGGCAAGGAGACGGTACAGAATATCATGGTCTTTCGTTTTTCCAACGGGATTTTTGAGCCGTTATGGAACCGCCACTACATAGCCAATGTATCCATTACGATTGCGGAGGAGTTCGGTATCCGTGATCGGGGCTCTTTTTATGAAGAGACCGGGCTTTTGCGCGATATCATGCAGAATCATGCCCTTCAGCTGCTTGCCGCTGTGGCCATGGAGCCGCCTGTTGATTTTTCTGCTGATGCTGTGCGTGATGAAAAAGCCAAGGTACTTCGTTCGATCCGTCATTTTTCGTCTGACAGTGCTGAAACATCAGTTGTTCTCGGTCAGTATGAAGGCTATCGCAGCGAAAAAAATGTTGCTGCCGATTCGAAGGTTGAGACCTTTGCGGCGGTAAAGTTTTTAATTGACAACTGGCGATGGAAAGATGTTCCGTTTTTTGTAAAGGCAGGCAAGAACCTTGCTGAAACAGTGACCGAGATCGTTATTACGTTCAAGTGCCCTCCCCAAAACTTTTTCGGTATGGCCGATAGCTGCAGCTATACGGCCAATCAGGTGATTCTGCGGATTCAGCCCGAAGAGACCATCGCACTGCGGTTTGGAGCAAAACGCCCCGGAGAAGAGGTGATCACTGATCCCGTTTATATGAAATTCGATTACAGAACCTCTTTTTCCGATTCAGGTTTGACGCCCTATCACCGACTGCTGCTTGACGCCATGGCAGGCGAGCAGATGAACTTTATCCGTCAGGACAGTGTCGAATACTCGTGGGCTATTATAGACTCCATACGGGAGGCAATCGGCGGACAGGCACCCTCTTTATACCCTGTTCACTCGGGAGGACCTGATGTGGCGCAGCGAATCTATGGCTGAGCGGTAAACCAGAAGAGTCGCCCGTTAACGGGGGAGACAAGGGATGCCGGCAGGTCGCACTCCTCTTTGCGATATATTTTTTCCGCCAGTCGGGCTTTTGCTTTGCCGGAAGTGAAAAAGAGAACATTCCGGGCATGATTGATCAGCGGGAGGGTAATGGTTATTCGCTTTCCCGGAGGGTTTCCATTCGGTGCATCCACGGCTATAGCCAAACGCATTGATTCCTGAAGTGCCTGAACGTTGCCGGCAAAGAGGGATGCAGTATGGCCATCCTCGCCGAGGCCGAGCAGGAGAAGGTCAAAAGCCGGAACATTCTCCGGTGTATGAGGATGACCGGGGATAGAAAAGAAAGAGCGGATTGCGGTTTCATACGCTTCGGCAGCCCGTCCGGCATCAGCCTGTTCTGCAGGTATTCTGAAGAGATGGTCAACAGGAAGAGGGGAATGAAGAAGCAGTGTCTCCTCCGCCATTCTGTAGTTGCTTTCCGGATGACCGGGAGGTACGCATCGTTCATCCCCCCAGAAGATCCATGTCTGCTGCCAGGGCATAAGCGTGAATTGCCCGTTTTTTTCGGTTTGTTCCCCGTCAGGCAGCCGGAGGCCATAATGTTCAAGGCATCCGGTCTCTATACCATAGGCCAGTTGGCGGTAGAGCGAACGGGGAGAGTTGCCGCCTGCAAGCACAAGAGAGAATCGCCCGTGATCAGCAATTGAGTGGTAAGCTTCGGTGATGATGAGCGCTGCGGCATGTTCCGTCATAGCGGCGGCGCTTCCACGGTAAAAACTCTTCTCTTGCTTTTGGTTGTTCATCTGTTGCCATTTCCCTTGATCAGTTTTCTTACTGTTTCTGCGGCATGATCAGCGGTAAACCCGAACTCCTTGAGCGTAGTGATTCCGGGGGCTGATGCTCCGAAGTGATCTATAGCGATGATTTTTCCTCTCTCTGTGGCATACTTGTGCCATCCGAACGGTGATGCGGCTTCAATGACTACTCTGTTCGTTATTTCCGGTGGCAGTACTGTGTTTCTGTATGCCTCCGGCTGAAAGTCAAAAAGCTCTGTTGATGGCATCGAGACTACCCGGACAGGTATACCTTCCGCTTCAAGCAGTCGCTGCGTATCAAGGGCGATATGCACTTCCGCTCCGGTTGCGATGAGTATGGCTGCTTTTTCAGGTGAGGGTGGTTCCCGATGCCAGTCAGCGAGGATGTATCCCCCTTTCGGAACTCCTGCAGAGACAGGAAAACGGGTTTCGTCGAGTACCGGCAGCGATTGCCGTGAGAGAATGAGAGCCACAGGCGCTCTTGCCGTTAGCGCCTCTTTCCATGCGGCTTTTGTTTCATTGGCATCGGCCGGACGCAGCACCGTAAAGCCGGGCAGTGCTCTCAGCATGGCGAGCTGTTCAATCGGCTGGTGTGTTGGTCCGTCCTCACCGAGAGCAATGCTGTCGTGCGTGAAGAGAAAGATGGAGTGAGCCTTCATCAATGCCGCAATTCGAAGGGCGGGTTTCATATAGTCCGCAAAGACGAGAAAGGTTGCGCCGTACGGGATGATGATGCCCGACAGAGCCATGCCGTTAATAATTGCCCCCATGGCATGCTCCCTGACGCCGAAATGGAGGTTGGCACCGTTCGGATTTTCAGGGCTGAAGTCAATAGTATCCTTGAGCAGGGTTCCACAGGAGGGGGCCAGATCGGCAGAACCTCCGGTAAGGAAAGGGATTTTTCCGGCGAGTTTTTCGAGAATCTTCTTTGATGCCTGGCGGGTTGCCAATCCGGCAGATGAGTCGAATTCCGGCATCAGCTCTCTCCACCCCTCCGGCATTCGTCGGGCAAGCCGTTCTTCAAGCGCACCCCATAAATCCGGAAACTCCCGCTGATACTCGTGCTTTAACTCTATCCACTCTTTTTCCAGAATACTTCCCTTCGTTTTTACCCGGTCAAACTCGTTCTGAACCTCGGGTGGAACATAAAAGGATTTTTCTTCGGGGAAGCCGAACACTTTTTTCAGCAGTTTCACCTCTTCCTCACCGAGAGGCTCACCATGAGCGGTGGCACTGTCCTGCCTGTTAGGGCTTCCATAGCCGATATTGGTTTTTGCAATGAGGAGCGACGGGCGGTCGGTGATATTTTTTGAGCGGATCAGGGCCTCTTCTATAGCCTCAGGATCGTTGCCGTCAAGATGTTCAACATGCCAGCCGTAAGCATGGTAACGTTCTCCGACATTTTCTGTAAAGGCGAGTCGGGTTGAGCCTTCAATGGAAATCCTGTTGCTGTCGTAGAGACAGATCAGCTTGCCGAGTTTCAGATGACCGGCCAGAGAAGAGGCTTCGCTGCTTATTCCCTCCATCAGGTCACCATCGCTGCAGATGACATAGGTGCAGTAGTCAATCAGTTTGAGCTTTTCGCGGTTCAGAAGCGCGGCAGTGTGTCGTTCAGCGATGGCCATACCGACCGCAGTGGCAATTCCCTGTCCGAGGGGGCCTGTTGTGGTTTCAACGCCCGGAGTATGGCCATACTCGGGATGGCCGGGGGTTTTGCTCCCCCACTGGCGGAAGGCTTTGAGATCATCCAGACTCAGCTCATATCCGCTCAAATGGAGCAGTGCATAGAGGAGGGCTGAACCGTGTCCGGCTGAAAGGACAAAGCGATCCCGGTTCAGCCAGCGGGGGTTGGCAGGATTGTGGTTGAGGATCCTTGTGAAGAGCACACAGGCCATCGGAGCAGCTCCGAGCGGCATCCCGGGGTGACCCGAGTTTGCTCTTTCCACCATGTCAACGGCGAGCACTCTTACCGTATTGATGGCTTTCATGTCAACAGGGCGGTTATGCATGCATGAACGGTTCAGGTTTTCTTGTGCCTAAAAGTAACAACCTCGATGAGATAAACCGCATGAAGTCATCCAAAGGTTCCGTTGTCAGAATTCCGGCTTGCTTCTCTGTGGCAGTTGCGTAACTTCTCTTATCGTTTTCCGATAACCCGGATTCATGCAAACGAATCGCTATGGCTCTTTTCGATGGCTATGGTGTTCTGGTCGGCACCCTCTACAAATATTATTGCGATCATCCTTTCAGCAGGCGAAAATACTACCACTGCAATCTGAAGGTGCAGGCCGGAAAAAGAGTTTTTCGTTGTCCGGTAGATCTTGACAGCAAAAGGGATGCTCACGGGATTCAATGGCGGGTTATAGAGCTTTTGCCCCAGGCTTTTGACTCTCTTCTTCGCCTGCCGGATGGATGGCATCCTCTTGATTCAGAGCCGGGTTCCGGTGCCCTGGATTACTATCGTACTCCGGAACTTCAGCCCACTTGTGCCTGTATTTCAGCTACCCATACGTCTGGAGCCACGGAAAAAAAGAGTCCGGAACCGGAATGTTCTCTCTGTGAAGCCTGGAAATACGGGACTGGTTTTGCGGCATTCAGGGATCTTGAACCCCTGCTTATGCACGCCAGGAAGCTCTTCATATTCGGTGAACCCTTCCGGACCGGAAACGGAGTTCACAACATTCATCAGAATCAGGGTGATTCGCCTCAAAGTCAATGGTATGCGGAAAACGGAGCATGGCAGGACGGAGCCGTTGTTGTTCTTCGCCGCGATCATACCCTTGCCGCTTTTTTATGCAAATTCAACACCCAAAGTTTTTTCCCTTCCTCCTCAACAGCCCCTGAATCAATTGCTCTTCAGTCGCATGCTCTTTAGCTGCGAATATATACGCAGCTCTATATAGTCACTCTTTCTGCATCCTTGTCTGCATGTTGTAACGAACTTGCTGTTCGTTACGATGTCTCTGTGCCCCCTTTTTTAATTCCTCCCGGTTTTATCTGCTGTTGAGTGTTGCAGTGATACACTTTTTTTTGAAACACCTGTGCATCAAACTGATACGATATCGCTCATTATTATTGAAGGAAACAGGACTGAATCGGTATGGCATAGTAGTTGCTTGATATTTTTGTGCTGATCTATTATATGTTTTTCGAGTGGTTGGCATTAGTATGTTTTTTTGATTCAAAATGTTTGTTACGAAAATCCGCTTAATAGAATTTTTAATTGAGCATAAAGTGATTCGATCTGTTTGAAATAAGTGCCCGGTTTCATTGTAAAATTATAAGCCGTTTAAAAATAAAGGAATAAATGGCTTTTTTGAGGCGGTTATCAGATGAAATTTCAAATAGGTAGAGCAATAAAAAGACACAATTATCGCTTTTGGAAGCTCGGATTCAGATTGTGTTAATGAGCATTAGTGTATAGCTATTTCGTATACATTTGTTTCGTATTGATGTGCAGTGATATATATAAAATATAGTCATGTATATG
It encodes:
- the pgl gene encoding 6-phosphogluconolactonase translates to MNNQKQEKSFYRGSAAAMTEHAAALIITEAYHSIADHGRFSLVLAGGNSPRSLYRQLAYGIETGCLEHYGLRLPDGEQTEKNGQFTLMPWQQTWIFWGDERCVPPGHPESNYRMAEETLLLHSPLPVDHLFRIPAEQADAGRAAEAYETAIRSFFSIPGHPHTPENVPAFDLLLLGLGEDGHTASLFAGNVQALQESMRLAIAVDAPNGNPPGKRITITLPLINHARNVLFFTSGKAKARLAEKIYRKEECDLPASLVSPVNGRLFWFTAQP
- the gnd gene encoding phosphogluconate dehydrogenase (NAD(+)-dependent, decarboxylating) translates to MKAGVIGLGKMGFNMAQHLLQCGHELIVYDLADDAALALAEKGAVAAGSVEELAGMLDSPRLIWLMVPAGLPVDTTIERLLPLLEQGDIVVDGGNSHYVDSVKRAAYLGEYGIHFLDAGTSGGLEGALNGACVMVGGDRGAYELIAPLLKDLCVENGYGYMGRSGSGHFAKMVHNGIEYGMMQAMGEGFNLLASSGYDYDLHEVSKVWANGSVIRGWLMDLVVRAFQKDPALDTLSGRIADSGEGRWTVEAALEHEVSIPVISASLFSRFRSRSDDNLSDRVVAALRHEFGGHSFSGKS
- a CDS encoding glycosyltransferase family 4 protein, producing the protein MKIALYSGTYVKDKDGAVKSIYQLVASFRKNGHELTVWSPDVSSRDNHNGLTVHKMPAVPLPLYPDYKIGFFNAETMRQLDEFAPDIVHISTPDIIGRAFLLYARKRSLPVASAFHTDFPSYLSYYHLGFAEKYAWKYLTWFYNNCDVVLAPNESVRRKLLDKNINNVEIWSRGIDRELFDPLRRSEKLREAWDASGKSVIVYAGRFVLYKDIEVVMRVYDRFMESGFARSVKFVLIGSGPAEEEMRERMPDAIFTGYLTGVALPEAYASGDIFFFPSTTEAFCNVALEALASGLPAVVSDGGGCRNIIDRSGGGVVARAGDVEDFFTKCRELHEHSGRYSELRSLGLAYAEAQSWSTVNGVVIDHYSKLVMQSTAPAGL
- the tkt gene encoding transketolase, translating into MHNRPVDMKAINTVRVLAVDMVERANSGHPGMPLGAAPMACVLFTRILNHNPANPRWLNRDRFVLSAGHGSALLYALLHLSGYELSLDDLKAFRQWGSKTPGHPEYGHTPGVETTTGPLGQGIATAVGMAIAERHTAALLNREKLKLIDYCTYVICSDGDLMEGISSEASSLAGHLKLGKLICLYDSNRISIEGSTRLAFTENVGERYHAYGWHVEHLDGNDPEAIEEALIRSKNITDRPSLLIAKTNIGYGSPNRQDSATAHGEPLGEEEVKLLKKVFGFPEEKSFYVPPEVQNEFDRVKTKGSILEKEWIELKHEYQREFPDLWGALEERLARRMPEGWRELMPEFDSSAGLATRQASKKILEKLAGKIPFLTGGSADLAPSCGTLLKDTIDFSPENPNGANLHFGVREHAMGAIINGMALSGIIIPYGATFLVFADYMKPALRIAALMKAHSIFLFTHDSIALGEDGPTHQPIEQLAMLRALPGFTVLRPADANETKAAWKEALTARAPVALILSRQSLPVLDETRFPVSAGVPKGGYILADWHREPPSPEKAAILIATGAEVHIALDTQRLLEAEGIPVRVVSMPSTELFDFQPEAYRNTVLPPEITNRVVIEAASPFGWHKYATERGKIIAIDHFGASAPGITTLKEFGFTADHAAETVRKLIKGNGNR
- a CDS encoding response regulator, with product MVKKQSANSNVSSGGAVTPEQLPLHVLLAEDSVVNQKVALSMLGKLGCFPDVAANGREAIDAMRQKRYDLVFMDCQMPEIDGYEVTRRIRTDHTLLCSPDIPVVAMTANAMKGDRERCYEAGMDDFMAKPLKKSDFQTILERYFPGLFVRESSKEAGADALSIDDVFLIDDVLFRLQNDREIILIIIGQFLIEAALQITELQTAASEHDTERIRILSHTIKGAAATVGGQELSRSAAIIEQGARSGDLTGIDERLRDLNASYLRFKKRVEASGWCEDDGGQGSV
- the zwf gene encoding glucose-6-phosphate dehydrogenase — translated: MQAKPDNFTLVIFGANSDLAARKLFPSICELALWGEMPEAFRVIGVGRSELSHEEFRSLVHEKLARFSPETVQDEAAFLKISRKLFYVRVDLEDVAGYHALHNELMDVSGERGICSNLLFYLATPPALAPVIVRNLESAGLGEKTVFCGGWRKIIVEKPYGRNLQTARELNRVIGEVFSEERVFRIDHYLGKETVQNIMVFRFSNGIFEPLWNRHYIANVSITIAEEFGIRDRGSFYEETGLLRDIMQNHALQLLAAVAMEPPVDFSADAVRDEKAKVLRSIRHFSSDSAETSVVLGQYEGYRSEKNVAADSKVETFAAVKFLIDNWRWKDVPFFVKAGKNLAETVTEIVITFKCPPQNFFGMADSCSYTANQVILRIQPEETIALRFGAKRPGEEVITDPVYMKFDYRTSFSDSGLTPYHRLLLDAMAGEQMNFIRQDSVEYSWAIIDSIREAIGGQAPSLYPVHSGGPDVAQRIYG
- a CDS encoding YukJ family protein; the encoded protein is MALFDGYGVLVGTLYKYYCDHPFSRRKYYHCNLKVQAGKRVFRCPVDLDSKRDAHGIQWRVIELLPQAFDSLLRLPDGWHPLDSEPGSGALDYYRTPELQPTCACISATHTSGATEKKSPEPECSLCEAWKYGTGFAAFRDLEPLLMHARKLFIFGEPFRTGNGVHNIHQNQGDSPQSQWYAENGAWQDGAVVVLRRDHTLAAFLCKFNTQSFFPSSSTAPESIALQSHAL